In Streptomyces sp. NBC_01551, one DNA window encodes the following:
- a CDS encoding glycosyltransferase family 2 protein: protein MPAQQPAVSVIMPVLNEERHLRDSVRHILGQEYAGEMEVVIALGPSTDRTDEIAAELVREDPRVHTVPNPTGRTPAALNAAIKASRHPIVVRVDGHGMLSPNYIATAVRLLEETGAQNVGGIMHAEGENAWEDAVAAAMTSKIGVGNAAFHTGGQAGPAETVYLGVFRREALEQQDGYNVEFIRAQDWELNFRIREAGGLIWFSPELKVQYRPRPSVRALAKQYKDYGRWRHVVARYHSGSINLRYLAPPTAVCAIAAGLVAGAVLTPWAFLIPAGYLAAITAGSVPAGKGLSLKARAQIPVALATMHMCWGFGFLTSPRSLANKVIASRRPSVRADSAPAGQGR, encoded by the coding sequence ATGCCCGCCCAGCAGCCCGCAGTCTCGGTGATCATGCCGGTGCTCAATGAGGAGCGCCACCTGCGTGACTCCGTCCGGCACATCCTCGGACAGGAGTACGCAGGCGAGATGGAGGTGGTGATCGCGCTCGGGCCGTCCACGGACCGCACCGACGAGATCGCCGCCGAGCTCGTACGCGAGGACCCTCGGGTCCACACCGTGCCGAACCCCACCGGACGCACCCCCGCCGCGCTCAACGCGGCCATCAAGGCCTCGCGCCACCCCATCGTGGTGCGCGTCGACGGCCACGGCATGCTCTCGCCGAACTACATCGCCACCGCCGTGCGCCTCCTGGAGGAGACCGGCGCGCAGAACGTCGGCGGCATCATGCACGCCGAGGGCGAGAACGCCTGGGAAGACGCCGTCGCCGCCGCGATGACCTCGAAGATCGGCGTCGGCAACGCGGCCTTCCACACCGGCGGCCAGGCCGGCCCCGCCGAGACCGTGTACCTCGGCGTCTTCCGCCGCGAGGCGCTGGAGCAGCAGGACGGCTACAACGTGGAGTTCATCCGCGCCCAGGACTGGGAGCTGAACTTCCGCATCCGCGAGGCGGGCGGGCTCATCTGGTTCTCGCCCGAGCTGAAGGTCCAGTACCGCCCGCGGCCCTCCGTGCGGGCGCTCGCCAAGCAGTACAAGGACTACGGGCGCTGGCGGCACGTGGTGGCCCGCTACCACTCCGGTTCCATCAACCTGCGCTACCTGGCCCCGCCGACCGCCGTCTGCGCGATCGCGGCCGGTCTGGTGGCCGGCGCCGTGCTCACCCCGTGGGCGTTCCTGATCCCGGCGGGCTACCTCGCGGCGATCACCGCCGGGTCCGTCCCGGCCGGCAAGGGGCTGTCGCTCAAGGCCCGGGCGCAGATCCCGGTGGCTCTCGCCACCATGCACATGTGCTGGGGCTTCGGCTTCCTGACCAGCCCGCGCTCGCTCGCGAACAAGGTCATCGCCAGCCGCCGCCCGTCGGTCCGGGCGGACTCCGCCCCGGCGGGCCAGGGCCGCTAG
- a CDS encoding LCP family protein, with translation MRIAAGLSVVVLGSGAVGHAVMTGLDTGIERVDPFKDMKNRPQAGHGVNFLLVGTDGREKITPEEKREYRLGGAPCHCTDTIMLVHLSADKERASVVSLPRDSYAEVPAHQDLVTGKAHKAHPVKLNAAYAEGGPGLTVRTVENMTRVKIDHYLEVDFTSFMKTVDAMGGVDICTAKTMRDPNTGLDLLPGTHRLSGGQALQYVRSRHVDGASDLGRMQRQQRFLAALIKEATGGGMLLNPVKFKQVSSTLLGSVRADRDFGSEQMLALGQAMRDFTPSSSEFASVPVGDPSYKVKGIGSTVKWDEPKAAKLFEALRSDRPLAPARPGGSGAARPPAVPVDVAPQQIRVQVENGTRIDGLGGRVDEALRATGFDTTRAPGNGASRDVKRTVISYDPRWDRSARTVSTALPGSELRAVTGQGRTVLVIAGADYRKVVPVRAEDPYQGTVGVVTGDQVVCGD, from the coding sequence GTGCGGATCGCGGCCGGGCTGTCGGTGGTGGTGCTGGGCTCCGGGGCCGTCGGGCACGCCGTGATGACCGGGCTGGACACCGGGATCGAGCGGGTGGACCCCTTCAAGGACATGAAGAACCGCCCGCAGGCCGGGCACGGGGTGAACTTCCTGCTCGTCGGCACCGACGGGCGCGAGAAGATCACCCCGGAGGAGAAGCGCGAGTACCGCCTCGGCGGGGCGCCGTGCCACTGCACCGACACGATCATGCTGGTGCACCTCTCGGCCGACAAGGAACGGGCCAGCGTGGTCAGCCTGCCCCGGGACAGCTACGCGGAGGTGCCCGCGCACCAGGACCTGGTGACCGGCAAGGCCCACAAGGCGCACCCGGTCAAGCTCAACGCGGCGTACGCGGAGGGCGGGCCCGGGCTGACCGTGCGCACGGTCGAGAACATGACCCGGGTGAAGATCGACCACTACCTGGAGGTCGATTTCACCAGCTTCATGAAGACGGTGGACGCCATGGGCGGCGTCGACATCTGCACCGCCAAGACGATGCGCGACCCCAACACCGGCCTGGACCTGCTGCCCGGCACCCACCGGCTGAGCGGCGGACAGGCCCTGCAATACGTGCGCTCGCGCCATGTGGACGGGGCCTCGGACCTCGGCCGGATGCAGCGTCAGCAGCGTTTCCTCGCCGCCCTGATCAAGGAGGCGACGGGCGGCGGGATGCTGCTGAACCCGGTGAAGTTCAAGCAGGTCAGCTCCACGCTGCTGGGCTCGGTGCGGGCCGACCGGGACTTCGGCTCGGAGCAGATGCTGGCGCTGGGGCAGGCGATGCGGGACTTCACGCCCTCCTCCTCCGAGTTCGCCTCGGTGCCGGTCGGCGACCCCTCGTACAAGGTCAAGGGCATCGGCTCGACGGTGAAGTGGGACGAGCCGAAGGCCGCGAAGCTCTTCGAGGCGCTGCGGTCCGACCGGCCGCTCGCCCCGGCCCGGCCCGGCGGGAGCGGCGCCGCCCGGCCCCCGGCGGTGCCGGTGGACGTGGCGCCGCAGCAGATCCGGGTGCAGGTGGAGAACGGGACCCGGATCGACGGGCTCGGCGGCCGGGTGGACGAGGCCCTGCGCGCGACCGGCTTCGACACCACCCGGGCCCCCGGCAACGGGGCGAGCCGGGACGTCAAGCGCACGGTGATCTCGTACGACCCTCGCTGGGACCGCTCGGCCCGTACGGTGTCCACCGCGCTGCCCGGCAGCGAGCTGCGCGCGGTGACGGGGCAGGGGCGGACGGTGCTGGTGATCGCGGGCGCGGACTACCGCAAGGTGGTCCCCGTCCGGGCGGAGGACCCGTACCAGGGCACGGTCGGCGTGGTCACGGGCGACCAGGTGGTGTGCGGGGACTGA
- a CDS encoding acyl-CoA thioesterase, with translation MTEIPGELPGKPTSAARTTLSHIMTANDTNLLGTVHGGVIMKLVDDAAGAVAGRHSGGPAVTASMDEMAFLAPVRVGDLVHVRAQCNWTGRSSMEIGVRVLAERWNESTPPTQVGSAYLVFTAVDAEGKPRTVPPVLPETEQDKRRYQEAQIRRTHRLARRQAIKELRERRVAEGLDD, from the coding sequence ATGACAGAAATACCGGGCGAACTCCCCGGCAAGCCGACCTCGGCTGCCCGGACCACCCTCAGCCACATCATGACCGCCAACGACACCAACCTCCTCGGCACCGTACACGGCGGCGTGATCATGAAACTGGTGGACGACGCGGCGGGCGCCGTGGCCGGCCGTCACTCGGGTGGTCCCGCCGTCACCGCGTCCATGGACGAGATGGCCTTCCTCGCCCCGGTCCGCGTCGGGGACCTGGTGCACGTCCGCGCGCAGTGCAACTGGACCGGCCGCTCCTCGATGGAGATCGGCGTACGCGTCCTCGCGGAGCGCTGGAACGAGTCCACCCCGCCCACCCAGGTCGGCAGCGCCTACCTGGTGTTCACCGCGGTCGACGCCGAGGGCAAGCCCCGCACCGTCCCGCCGGTGCTGCCCGAGACGGAGCAGGACAAGCGCCGCTACCAGGAGGCCCAGATCCGCCGCACGCACCGGCTCGCCCGCCGCCAGGCGATCAAGGAGCTGCGCGAGCGCCGGGTGGCCGAGGGCCTCGACGACTGA
- a CDS encoding NDP-sugar synthase produces MTEAILLVGGQGTRLRPVTVNTPKPMVPAAGVPFLAHQIARAAAAGVTHIVMATCYLAEVFEPYFGDGSAFGLTLEYVVEDEPLGTGGAIRNAARRLTGGPDEPVLVFNGDILTGLDIAGLVDAHRAADADVSLHLVRVEDPRAFGLVPTDSEGRVLAFTEKPQTPEEIITDQINAGCYVFRRSVIDSIPAGRPVSVERETFPGLLASGARLHGVTEDTYWLDLGKPESFVQASADLVRGVVSSPAVPGPRGEALVLPGAEVAEGALLSGGTVVGAGARVEVGAVVEGSIVLDGATVGADTRVTASLIGAGARVGSRTVLHGAVIGDGAVVGSDNELRAGVRVWCETELPAGAVRFSSDR; encoded by the coding sequence ATGACGGAAGCGATCCTGCTGGTCGGCGGACAGGGGACGCGCCTGCGCCCCGTCACGGTGAACACCCCCAAGCCGATGGTTCCGGCGGCGGGTGTCCCGTTCCTCGCCCACCAGATAGCCAGGGCCGCTGCCGCCGGTGTCACGCACATCGTGATGGCCACCTGCTACCTCGCCGAGGTCTTCGAGCCCTACTTCGGTGACGGCTCGGCCTTCGGTCTCACCCTCGAGTACGTCGTCGAGGACGAGCCGCTGGGCACCGGCGGCGCCATCCGCAACGCGGCGCGGCGCCTGACCGGCGGCCCGGACGAGCCCGTCCTCGTCTTCAACGGGGACATCCTCACCGGCCTGGACATCGCCGGCCTCGTCGACGCCCACCGCGCCGCCGACGCGGACGTCTCGCTGCACCTGGTACGGGTCGAGGACCCGCGCGCCTTCGGCCTGGTCCCCACGGACTCCGAGGGGCGGGTGCTGGCCTTCACCGAGAAGCCGCAGACGCCCGAGGAGATCATCACCGACCAGATCAACGCCGGCTGCTACGTCTTCCGGCGCAGCGTCATCGACTCGATCCCGGCCGGGCGACCCGTCTCCGTCGAGCGCGAGACCTTCCCCGGCCTGCTCGCCTCCGGCGCCAGGCTGCACGGCGTCACCGAGGACACGTACTGGCTGGACCTCGGCAAGCCCGAGTCCTTCGTGCAGGCCTCCGCCGACCTGGTGCGCGGCGTCGTGTCCTCCCCGGCGGTCCCCGGCCCGCGCGGCGAGGCCCTGGTGCTCCCGGGCGCCGAGGTGGCGGAGGGGGCGCTGCTCTCGGGCGGCACCGTGGTCGGCGCCGGGGCCCGGGTCGAGGTGGGCGCGGTGGTCGAGGGGTCGATCGTGCTGGACGGCGCGACCGTCGGCGCGGACACCCGGGTGACGGCCAGTCTGATCGGCGCCGGCGCCCGCGTCGGCTCCCGCACGGTGCTGCACGGCGCGGTCATCGGCGACGGCGCGGTGGTCGGCTCCGACAACGAACTGCGCGCGGGCGTCCGCGTCTGGTGCGAGACCGAGCTCCCGGCCGGCGCGGTCCGCTTCTCCTCCGACCGCTGA
- a CDS encoding acyl-CoA dehydrogenase, which yields MAGSADFDLYRPAEEHDMLRESVRALAEAKILPFAAAVDEEARFPQEALDALVSNDLHAVHVPEIYGGAGADALATVIVIEEVARVCASSSLIPAVNKLGSLPVILSGSEELKAKYLGPLAKGDAMFSYALSEPDAGSDAAGMKTRAVRDGDFWVLNGVKRWITNAGVSEYYTVMAVTDPEKRSKGISAFVVEKSDEGVSFGAPEKKLGIKGSPTCEVYLDNVRIPADRMIGAEGTGFATAMKTLDHTRITIAAQALGIAQGALDYAKGYVQERKQFGKPIGDFQGVQFMLADMAMKIEAARQLTYSAAAKSERVSAGGDKEDLTFFGAAAKCFASDVAMEVTTDAVQLLGGYGYTRDYPVERMMRDAKITQIYEGTNQVQRIVMARNLP from the coding sequence TTGGCGGGTTCTGCCGACTTCGACCTGTACCGTCCGGCGGAGGAGCACGACATGCTCCGCGAGTCCGTCCGCGCTCTCGCCGAGGCGAAGATCCTGCCGTTCGCGGCGGCGGTCGACGAGGAGGCCCGCTTCCCGCAGGAGGCCCTCGACGCGCTCGTCTCCAACGACCTGCACGCCGTCCACGTGCCCGAGATCTACGGCGGCGCCGGCGCCGACGCCCTCGCCACCGTGATCGTGATCGAGGAAGTGGCCCGCGTCTGCGCCTCCTCCTCCCTCATCCCGGCCGTGAACAAGCTCGGCTCCCTCCCGGTGATCCTCTCCGGCTCCGAGGAGCTCAAGGCCAAGTACCTCGGCCCGCTGGCCAAGGGCGACGCGATGTTCTCGTACGCCCTCTCCGAGCCCGACGCGGGCTCCGACGCCGCCGGCATGAAGACCCGCGCCGTGCGCGACGGGGACTTCTGGGTCCTCAACGGCGTGAAGCGCTGGATCACCAACGCAGGCGTCTCCGAGTACTACACGGTCATGGCCGTCACCGACCCGGAGAAGCGCTCCAAGGGCATCAGCGCCTTCGTCGTCGAGAAGAGCGACGAGGGCGTCTCCTTCGGCGCCCCGGAGAAGAAGCTCGGCATCAAGGGCTCCCCGACGTGCGAGGTCTACCTCGACAACGTCCGCATCCCCGCCGACCGCATGATCGGCGCCGAGGGCACCGGCTTCGCCACCGCCATGAAGACCCTGGACCACACCCGCATCACCATCGCGGCCCAGGCGCTCGGCATCGCCCAGGGCGCCCTGGACTACGCCAAGGGCTACGTCCAGGAGCGCAAGCAGTTCGGCAAGCCGATCGGCGACTTCCAGGGCGTCCAGTTCATGCTCGCGGACATGGCCATGAAGATCGAGGCCGCCCGCCAGCTGACCTACTCGGCCGCCGCCAAGTCGGAGCGCGTTTCCGCCGGAGGTGACAAGGAGGACCTGACCTTCTTCGGCGCCGCGGCCAAGTGCTTCGCCTCCGACGTCGCCATGGAGGTCACCACCGACGCCGTCCAGCTCCTCGGCGGCTACGGCTACACCCGTGACTACCCGGTGGAGCGCATGATGCGCGACGCGAAGATCACGCAGATCTACGAAGGCACGAACCAGGTCCAGCGGATCGTCATGGCCCGCAACCTGCCCTGA
- a CDS encoding UDP-glucose/GDP-mannose dehydrogenase family protein → MALKITVIGTGYLGATHAAAMAELGFEVLGLDVVPEKIEMLASGRVPMYEPGLEELLATHVAGLPGSTGRLRFTTSWEEVGAFGDVHFVCVNTPQKRGEYACDMSYVDSAMESLAPHLTRPALVVGKSTVPVGSAERLAAKLAELAPAGDEVELAWNPEFLREGFAVQDTLHPDRIVIGVQGDRGEKLLREVYETPMGEGTPLVVTDYPTAELVKTAANSFLATKISFINAMAEVCEAAGGDVVKLAEAIGYDDRIGAKFLRAGIGFGGGCLPKDIRAFMARAGELGADQALTFLREVDSINMRRRGHMVELAREAVGGSFLGKRVAVLGATFKPDSDDVRDSPALNVAGQIHLQGGQVTVYDPKGMDNARRVFPTLGYADSALEAALGAEVVLHLTEWREFREDLDPVALGAVVTERLMLDGRNALDPDAWRAAGWTYRAMGRPRA, encoded by the coding sequence ATGGCCCTCAAGATCACCGTGATCGGCACCGGCTACCTCGGCGCCACGCACGCCGCGGCCATGGCGGAGCTGGGGTTCGAGGTGCTGGGCCTGGACGTGGTGCCGGAGAAGATCGAGATGCTGGCCTCCGGCCGGGTCCCGATGTACGAACCGGGGCTGGAGGAGCTGCTGGCCACGCACGTGGCCGGGCTGCCGGGCTCGACGGGCCGCCTGCGGTTCACGACCTCGTGGGAGGAGGTCGGCGCCTTCGGCGACGTCCACTTCGTGTGCGTGAACACGCCGCAGAAGCGTGGCGAGTACGCGTGTGACATGTCGTACGTGGACTCCGCGATGGAGTCGCTGGCCCCGCACCTGACGCGGCCGGCGCTGGTGGTGGGCAAGTCCACCGTGCCGGTGGGCTCGGCGGAGCGCCTCGCGGCGAAGCTGGCGGAACTGGCCCCGGCGGGCGACGAGGTCGAGCTGGCGTGGAACCCGGAGTTCCTGCGGGAGGGCTTCGCGGTGCAGGACACCCTGCACCCGGACCGCATCGTGATCGGCGTCCAGGGCGACCGCGGCGAGAAGCTGCTGCGCGAGGTGTACGAGACGCCGATGGGCGAGGGCACGCCGCTGGTCGTGACCGACTACCCGACCGCGGAGCTGGTCAAGACGGCCGCCAACTCCTTCCTCGCGACGAAGATCTCCTTCATCAACGCGATGGCGGAGGTCTGCGAGGCCGCCGGCGGTGACGTGGTGAAGCTGGCGGAGGCCATCGGCTACGACGACCGGATCGGGGCGAAGTTCCTGCGGGCCGGGATCGGGTTCGGCGGCGGGTGCCTGCCGAAGGACATCCGGGCGTTCATGGCGCGGGCGGGCGAGCTGGGTGCGGACCAGGCGCTGACGTTCCTGCGCGAGGTCGACTCGATCAACATGCGGCGGCGCGGGCACATGGTGGAGCTGGCGCGGGAGGCGGTGGGCGGGTCCTTCCTGGGCAAGCGGGTGGCCGTCCTGGGCGCCACCTTCAAGCCGGACTCGGACGACGTGCGCGACTCCCCCGCGCTGAACGTGGCCGGACAGATCCACCTGCAGGGCGGGCAGGTCACGGTGTACGACCCCAAGGGCATGGACAACGCGCGGCGCGTGTTCCCGACGCTGGGGTACGCGGACTCGGCGCTGGAGGCGGCGCTGGGGGCGGAGGTCGTGCTGCACCTGACCGAGTGGCGGGAGTTCCGCGAGGACCTCGACCCGGTCGCGCTGGGCGCGGTCGTGACGGAGCGGCTGATGCTGGACGGGCGCAACGCGCTGGACCCGGACGCGTGGCGCGCCGCGGGCTGGACGTACCGCGCGATGGGCCGCCCCCGCGCCTGA
- a CDS encoding glycosyltransferase family 87 protein: protein MTTTSGLRPSSTAGSSASVPGRRAARLGVLVGIAGVWALTRAVMLVMLVRGFHSSDIVRVEVSATYHNWYNVLATGTMPHNDIMWQYPPAAAAIFLSPDLLPFLTYFQAFVALTVLCDGLILLGLCRAARRRDGSISGALLWLGALPLLMATPFARYDVQVTLLAVGSLLCLRFRPRLGGVVAGIGAMVKVWPLLTLLGTPRGKSTRDAVVAAAVSCAALLAVFSLLFRDTLGFLGNQGDRGIQIESLGGSVLMLLRVVEVWPGEITFQYGAFEYTGPYVAAIARASLALTVAGFLLLLLWRVKARRWTSATPLDAALCAIMVFTVTSRVLSPQYLIWLLGLAAVCLTSKHTTQRPVAWLVVVATALTNLIFPVLYGTDILASTPLGTFLLCARNGILLYATVWSGIRLWKATVPADAPTAPTA from the coding sequence GTGACCACGACCAGCGGGCTGCGGCCCTCATCCACCGCCGGCTCGTCGGCGTCGGTACCGGGAAGGCGGGCCGCCCGCCTCGGCGTTCTCGTCGGGATCGCCGGCGTCTGGGCGCTCACGCGGGCCGTGATGCTGGTGATGCTCGTACGCGGATTCCACAGCTCGGACATAGTCCGCGTCGAGGTCAGCGCGACCTATCACAACTGGTACAACGTGCTGGCCACCGGCACGATGCCGCACAACGACATCATGTGGCAGTACCCCCCGGCGGCCGCGGCGATCTTCCTCTCGCCCGACCTGCTCCCCTTCCTCACGTACTTCCAGGCCTTCGTCGCGCTCACCGTGCTCTGCGACGGCCTGATCCTCCTCGGCCTCTGCCGCGCCGCCCGCCGCCGCGACGGCAGCATCTCCGGCGCGCTGCTCTGGCTCGGCGCGCTGCCGCTGCTGATGGCGACCCCGTTCGCCCGCTACGACGTACAGGTCACGCTGCTCGCCGTCGGCTCGCTGCTCTGCCTGCGTTTTCGTCCCCGCCTCGGCGGCGTGGTCGCCGGGATCGGCGCCATGGTGAAGGTGTGGCCGCTGCTGACCCTGCTCGGCACCCCGCGCGGGAAGTCCACGCGGGACGCCGTCGTCGCGGCCGCCGTGTCCTGCGCCGCGCTGCTCGCCGTGTTCTCGCTGCTCTTCCGCGACACCCTCGGCTTCCTCGGCAACCAGGGCGACCGCGGCATCCAGATCGAGTCCCTCGGCGGTTCGGTGCTGATGCTCCTCCGGGTCGTGGAGGTGTGGCCGGGCGAGATCACCTTCCAGTACGGGGCCTTCGAGTACACCGGTCCGTACGTCGCCGCCATCGCGCGCGCCTCGCTCGCGCTGACCGTGGCCGGGTTCCTGCTGCTCCTGCTGTGGCGGGTCAAGGCCAGGCGCTGGACGAGCGCGACGCCGCTGGACGCCGCGCTCTGCGCCATCATGGTGTTCACCGTCACCAGCCGCGTGCTCAGCCCGCAGTACCTGATCTGGCTGCTCGGCCTCGCCGCGGTCTGCCTGACCTCGAAGCACACCACCCAGCGGCCGGTCGCCTGGCTGGTGGTGGTCGCCACCGCGCTCACCAACCTGATCTTCCCGGTGCTGTACGGGACGGACATCCTGGCGAGCACGCCGCTGGGCACGTTCCTGCTCTGCGCCCGCAACGGCATCCTGCTCTACGCGACGGTCTGGTCCGGCATCCGGCTCTGGAAGGCCACCGTGCCGGCCGACGCCCCGACCGCCCCGACCGCCTAG
- a CDS encoding membrane dipeptidase produces the protein MADLQDDPHTATADVGPGSLGAEDNPVPAPAVAGSSLERAAALLSVHPVADGCNTLVWTLRQSPYHDIDTPDAGVDTDIPRLRAGGVGAQFWTLLTQREAAAADQVVSDTLEQIDVALTLMRRYPDSLCLALTADDLVDARNRGRIASFLGPVSGRTLTDSLGALRAFHALGVRLLAPAGAPWAEEGLTAFGHEVIKEMNRLSMLVDLTGCPPVAACQLAGASKAPVIISNTAAAALNPHPANVTDEVLLALRAANGLAMVTFDTERTGDSLHAVADHVEHVREVAGPECVGLGAAFGGEPGQPRPAGLTDPSGYPRLIAEFLDRGWSEDELSLLTWGNAQRVLRDAEFTARAAQHRRPV, from the coding sequence ATGGCCGACCTGCAGGATGACCCCCACACGGCGACCGCCGATGTGGGTCCCGGCTCCCTCGGAGCCGAAGACAACCCCGTCCCCGCGCCCGCGGTCGCCGGCAGCTCCCTCGAACGGGCTGCCGCGCTGCTGTCCGTCCATCCCGTCGCGGACGGGTGCAACACCCTCGTCTGGACCCTGCGCCAGAGCCCGTACCACGACATCGACACCCCGGACGCCGGGGTCGACACCGACATCCCGCGGCTGCGCGCCGGGGGAGTGGGCGCCCAGTTCTGGACGCTGCTGACGCAGCGCGAGGCCGCGGCCGCCGACCAGGTGGTGTCCGACACCCTCGAACAGATCGACGTGGCGCTGACCCTGATGCGCCGCTACCCCGACAGCCTGTGCCTGGCCCTGACCGCCGACGACCTGGTCGACGCCCGCAACCGGGGCCGGATCGCCTCGTTCCTCGGCCCGGTTTCCGGCCGTACGCTGACCGACTCGCTGGGCGCGCTGCGCGCCTTCCACGCCTTGGGCGTACGCCTCCTCGCGCCCGCCGGGGCACCGTGGGCCGAGGAGGGCCTGACCGCCTTCGGCCACGAGGTGATCAAGGAGATGAACCGGCTGTCGATGCTGGTGGACCTGACCGGCTGCCCGCCGGTGGCCGCCTGCCAGCTCGCCGGCGCCTCCAAGGCCCCGGTGATCATCTCCAACACGGCGGCGGCCGCGCTCAACCCGCACCCGGCGAACGTCACCGACGAGGTGCTGCTCGCGCTGCGGGCGGCCAACGGGCTGGCGATGGTCACCTTCGACACCGAGCGGACCGGGGACTCCCTGCACGCCGTCGCGGACCACGTGGAGCACGTACGGGAGGTCGCGGGCCCCGAGTGCGTCGGACTGGGCGCGGCCTTCGGCGGCGAGCCGGGCCAGCCCCGGCCGGCCGGGCTGACCGACCCCTCGGGCTACCCGAGGCTGATCGCCGAATTCCTCGACCGGGGCTGGTCGGAGGACGAGCTCTCGCTGCTGACCTGGGGCAACGCACAGCGGGTGCTACGGGACGCGGAGTTCACGGCGCGCGCCGCGCAACACCGGCGGCCGGTCTAG
- a CDS encoding dipeptidase has translation MSAARRLGEARELLAEHPVVDGHNDLPWALRKQVRYDLDRRDIAGDQSRFLHTDIPRLRAGGVGAQFWSVYVSTELTGDEAVSATLEQMDAVDQLIARYPGDLVRALTADDMEAARADGRIASLMGAEGGHSINNSLATLRALHRLGVRYMTLTHNDTIDWADSATDEPRHGGLTDFGREVVREMNRVGMLVDLSHVAATTMRDALAVSAAPVIFSHSSALAICDHPRNVPDDVLELLPANGGVAMATFVPKFILPAAVAWTQAADENLRAHGLHHLDTTPEAMALHRAFEAEHPRPVATAATVADHLDHMRDVAGVDHIGIGGDYDGTAFTPAGLDDVSGYPNLIAELLTRGWSRADLAKLTWSNAVRALRDAEAVAREHAASRPPSNAVLDGTA, from the coding sequence GTGAGCGCGGCGCGGCGCCTGGGCGAGGCGCGTGAGCTGCTGGCCGAGCACCCCGTCGTGGACGGCCACAACGACCTCCCCTGGGCGCTGCGCAAGCAGGTCCGCTACGACCTCGACCGGCGCGACATCGCCGGCGACCAGTCGCGGTTCCTGCACACCGACATCCCCCGGCTGCGGGCCGGCGGGGTCGGCGCCCAGTTCTGGTCGGTGTACGTCAGCACCGAGCTCACCGGCGACGAGGCGGTCAGCGCCACGCTGGAGCAGATGGACGCGGTCGACCAGCTGATCGCCCGTTACCCCGGCGACCTGGTCCGGGCGCTGACGGCCGACGACATGGAGGCGGCCCGGGCGGACGGCCGGATCGCCTCGCTGATGGGCGCCGAGGGCGGCCACTCCATCAACAACTCCCTCGCCACCCTGCGCGCCCTGCACCGCCTGGGCGTGCGGTACATGACGCTCACGCACAACGACACGATCGACTGGGCGGACTCCGCGACCGACGAGCCCCGCCACGGCGGCCTGACGGACTTCGGCCGCGAGGTCGTCCGCGAGATGAACCGCGTCGGCATGCTCGTCGACCTCTCGCACGTCGCCGCGACGACGATGCGCGACGCCCTCGCCGTCTCGGCCGCACCGGTGATCTTCTCGCACTCGTCCGCGCTGGCGATCTGCGACCACCCGCGCAACGTCCCGGACGACGTACTGGAACTGCTGCCCGCCAACGGCGGCGTGGCGATGGCCACCTTCGTACCGAAGTTCATCCTCCCCGCGGCGGTCGCCTGGACCCAGGCCGCGGACGAGAACCTGCGCGCGCACGGCCTGCACCACCTCGACACCACCCCCGAGGCGATGGCCCTGCACCGGGCCTTCGAGGCGGAGCACCCGCGCCCGGTGGCGACGGCCGCGACGGTCGCCGACCACCTGGACCACATGCGCGACGTGGCCGGCGTCGACCACATCGGCATCGGCGGGGACTACGACGGCACGGCCTTCACCCCGGCCGGGCTGGACGACGTCTCCGGCTACCCGAACCTGATCGCGGAACTGCTCACGCGCGGCTGGTCGCGGGCCGACCTGGCCAAGCTGACGTGGTCGAACGCGGTACGGGCGCTGCGCGACGCGGAAGCGGTGGCGCGCGAGCACGCGGCGTCCCGACCGCCGTCGAACGCGGTCCTGGACGGGACGGCCTGA
- the purE gene encoding 5-(carboxyamino)imidazole ribonucleotide mutase: MSTSSTAGSRRAPVIGIVMGSDSDWPVMEAAAQALDEFEIPYEVDVVSAHRMPREMVEYGERAADRGLKAIIAGAGGAAHLPGMLASVTPLPVIGVPVPLRYLDGMDSLLSIVQMPAGVPVATVSVAGARNAGLLAVRMLAAHDSELLGRMREFQQELNDQATEKGKRLRAKVAGAESFGFGK; encoded by the coding sequence ATGAGCACCTCCAGCACCGCGGGCTCCCGCCGGGCGCCCGTCATCGGCATCGTCATGGGCTCGGACTCGGACTGGCCGGTCATGGAGGCCGCCGCCCAGGCCCTGGACGAGTTCGAGATCCCCTACGAGGTCGACGTGGTCTCCGCCCACCGGATGCCGCGCGAGATGGTCGAGTACGGGGAGCGCGCCGCCGACCGAGGCCTGAAGGCGATCATCGCCGGCGCGGGCGGGGCGGCCCACCTGCCCGGCATGCTCGCCTCCGTCACCCCGCTGCCCGTCATCGGCGTCCCGGTCCCGCTGAGGTACCTCGACGGCATGGACTCGCTGCTGTCGATCGTCCAGATGCCCGCCGGGGTTCCCGTCGCCACCGTCTCGGTCGCCGGCGCCCGCAACGCGGGGCTGCTCGCCGTACGGATGCTGGCCGCGCACGACAGCGAGCTGCTCGGCCGGATGCGGGAGTTCCAGCAGGAGCTGAACGACCAGGCCACCGAGAAGGGCAAGCGGCTGCGCGCGAAGGTGGCGGGCGCGGAGTCCTTCGGATTCGGCAAGTGA